The sequence below is a genomic window from Methylocystis sp. IM3.
CGAGCAGGACATTCTCGGCGACCGCCTCGTGCGCCGCCGGCGCAAGCGCAAGCCGTCCGAGAATCTGCTCGGCGAAGTCGCGGCGCTCACAGCGGGCGATCTCGTCGTCCATGTCGATCACGGCATCGGCCGCTTCATCGGACTGGAGACGATCACTGCCGCCGGCGCGCCGCATGATTGCCTCGAATTGCATTACGCCGGCGGCGACAAGCTTTACCTGCCGGTCGAGAACATCGAGCTTCTGACTCGCTATGGCGGCGAGGACGCCGAGGCGCAGCTCGACAAATTGGGCGGCGCCGGCTGGCAGACGCGCAAGGCGCGGATGAAGAACCGCATTCGCGAAATGGCCAAGGGCCTCATCGCGATCGCGGCGCAGCGCCAGCTCAGACCGGCGCCCAAGCTCGTCCCGCCGGAAGGGCTTTACGACGAATTTTGCGCCCGCTTTCCTTATGACGAGACAGAGGACCAGCTGGGCGCAATCGAGGCCGTGCTCGACGATCTCGGCGCAGGGCGGCCGATGGACCGGCTCGTCTGCGGCGACGTGGGCTTCGGCAAGACGGAGGTGGCGCTGCGCGCGGCCTTCTGCGCCGCGATCAACGGCAAGCAGGTCGCCGTCGTCGCGCCGACGACGCTGCTCGCGCGTCAGCATTACAAGACGTTCAGCGCGCGCTTCGCGGGCCTGCCGATCAAGATCGGCCGCCTGTCGCGCATGGTCGGCGCCGCCGAGGCGCGCGAAACGAAGCGCGAGCTTGCAGAGGGCAAGGTCGAGATTCTCATCGGCACCCACGCCATTCTCGGCAAGGGCGTCAATTTCAGCGATCTCGGCCTCGTCATCATCGACGAGGAGCAGCATTTCGGCGTCGGCCACAAGGAGCGACTGAAGGAGCTGCGCGCGGAAGTGCATGTGCTGACGCTGTCGGCGACGCCCATTCCGCGCACCTTGCAGCTCGCCATGACCGGGGTGCGCGAGCTTTCGCTCATCACCACGCCGCCCGTCGACCGTCTCGCCGTGCGCAGCTTCGTGTCGCCCTTCGATCCGCTCATCGTGCGCGAGGCGCTCTTGCGCGAACGCTATCGCGGCGGACAGGCCTTCTTCGTCTGTCCGCGCATTGAGGATCTCGAAGAGGCCGCGGCCTTCCTGCGCGAACATGCGCCCGAGTCGAAATATGTCGTCGCGCATGGGCAGATGTCGGCGAGCGAGCTCGAGGACAAGATGTCGGCCTTCTATGACGGCAAGTTCGACATTCTGCTCTCGACGACGATTATCGAATCGGGCCTCGACATTCCGACCGCGAATACGCTCATCGTCTGGCGGGCGGACATGTTCGGTCTCGCGCAGCTCTATCAGTTGCGCGGCCGCGTCGGACGCTCGAAGACGCGCGCCTATGCGCTCTTCACCACGCCCGCCAACCGCACCATTACGCCTCAGGCGCAGAAACGTCTCGAAGTGTTGCAGACGCTCGACACTCTCGGCGCGGGCTTCCAGCTTGCGAGCCACGATCTCGATATTCGCGGCGCCGGCAATCTGCTCGGCGAAGAGCAGTCGGGACACATCAAGGAAGTGGGCTACGAGCTTTATCAGCAGATGCTCGGCGACGCGATCGCCATGCTGAAAGCCGGCGTCGACGAGCCGGAGGAGGAGGTCTGGTCGCCAACGATCGCCATCGGCGCGCCCGTGACGATTCCCGAAGATTACGTCCCCGATCTCACGCTGCGCCTCCAGCTATATCGCCGTCTCTCGACGCTCGAGACGGATCAGGACATCGAATCCTTCGCCGCCGAGATGATCGACCGCTTCGGCCCCATTCCGCCCGAGGTGGAGCAGCTCTTCGAGATCGTCGCGATCAAGGCCATGTGCCGCCGCGCCCATGTCGAGAAGGTCGACGCCGGTCCCAAGGGCGTCATCGTCTCTTTCCGGGACAATCATTTCGCCGACCCGGCGGGCCTTGTTCGCTATGTCGCGGAGCAGGGGACGCAGGCGAAGGTCCGGCCGGATATGC
It includes:
- the mfd gene encoding transcription-repair coupling factor, with protein sequence MSKVAAKTKGAAGALESARARLASGGRLIFSRAPEGFDAFLCADLARALARAAEGRPAVFVHVARDAARSAAFREALRFANPEVEILDMPGWDCQPYDRVSPHAGVAARRMTALSRLARASSSAERPRILTTTADCLLQRVPPKKTVAAESFSAAPGNVVKLDELAHWLEANGFLRASTVRETGEYAQRGGLIDLFPPGLPAPIRLDFFGDTLESIRSFDPETQRATGQLRALDLTPMSELRLTSDSMRRFRQNYAARFGGQTRGDALYEAVSEGRRYHGMEHWLPLFYERMDTLFDYLGDAPLMLDALLEESADERLKQIADYYDARKEANDLDPANSTYKPLEPGALYLTRDEWREALATRATAHFSPFASESAEAIDCGVAPGRDFAPERNEPEVNVFQAAAEHVQALRGAGKTVIVAGWSDGSCERLGHVLEEHGLRDLAPVASLPAALAQGREKGQGGLALAVLGVEHGFETDAYALLGEQDILGDRLVRRRRKRKPSENLLGEVAALTAGDLVVHVDHGIGRFIGLETITAAGAPHDCLELHYAGGDKLYLPVENIELLTRYGGEDAEAQLDKLGGAGWQTRKARMKNRIREMAKGLIAIAAQRQLRPAPKLVPPEGLYDEFCARFPYDETEDQLGAIEAVLDDLGAGRPMDRLVCGDVGFGKTEVALRAAFCAAINGKQVAVVAPTTLLARQHYKTFSARFAGLPIKIGRLSRMVGAAEARETKRELAEGKVEILIGTHAILGKGVNFSDLGLVIIDEEQHFGVGHKERLKELRAEVHVLTLSATPIPRTLQLAMTGVRELSLITTPPVDRLAVRSFVSPFDPLIVREALLRERYRGGQAFFVCPRIEDLEEAAAFLREHAPESKYVVAHGQMSASELEDKMSAFYDGKFDILLSTTIIESGLDIPTANTLIVWRADMFGLAQLYQLRGRVGRSKTRAYALFTTPANRTITPQAQKRLEVLQTLDTLGAGFQLASHDLDIRGAGNLLGEEQSGHIKEVGYELYQQMLGDAIAMLKAGVDEPEEEVWSPTIAIGAPVTIPEDYVPDLTLRLQLYRRLSTLETDQDIESFAAEMIDRFGPIPPEVEQLFEIVAIKAMCRRAHVEKVDAGPKGVIVSFRDNHFADPAGLVRYVAEQGTQAKVRPDMRIVFIREFETMKQRLAGTRRILRALVGIAEKKAS